The Erythrobacter sp. HL-111 DNA segment AGCCGCCCTTGGCATAGACGAGCAGCCCGGGCGAGGCGACGACCCCGGCGCGCGCGCCGAGATAGATGTCGCGCCCCGTATCGACCTGGCCGAGCCCGATGTCCTCGAAATTGCCGTCGTCGAACCCGGTATCGGCCGTTGAATCGGTCAGTTCCGCCTCGACGCCGACGACAATGCCGCCGAAATCATAGTCGTATCCCGCGCCCACGCCGTAGACGAGGCCCTCGATCGACTCGTCGTTGTCTTCGTTGAGGTCGTCATCGACCGTGTCGCCCGCCTTGCTCGCATCGAAGCCGGCAAGCGCTTCGAGCCGGAAGCCGGTGAAGTCGTCCTCCTCCTGCGCCATGGCGGGAGAGGAGACGGCGAAGGCCGATCCTGCAAGGAGGAATAGGGTGAGTTTTTTCATCTGCTTTCTCCGTCTTTCGTTGCACGGCGCCGTGGCCGTGTCGGACGGGGAACGGGTCGGTTTTTCCTTTTGTTTCATTAACATGGCGCAACAAGACGGTGTTGCGGAATGGCCACGAAACCCTCGCCGGGCCGTGATCTGCGTGCGCCGGAACGCAGCTTTCGAAATTCATCGACGAGGCGACGGGCACGGGCGGCGATTCGGGGAACCGCCGCGCGCCTCCTGCCTCGCGCGTGCGGGCTTTGCTTTGTTCGGGCCGAGCGACTATATGCCCGCGCGATCATGCCAGACACGAGCCTCATGACCATTCCCGGGCAGGTCGACCCGGTTCCCGTCGCGCGCGACATCACGCCGCGCGCGGACGGGCGCGTCGACCTCATCGGCCTGCCCAAGGCGCGGATCCGCGAATTGTTCGAGGAAGCGGGGCTCGACGCGAAGGCGGCAAAGCTGCGGGCCAAACAGGTGTTCCACTGGCTTTACCACCGCGGCGTCACCGCTTTCGAGGCGATGACCGACATCGCCAAGACCATGCGCCCGTGGCTCGCCGAACGGTTCGTGATCGGACGGCCCGAAGTGGTCGAGGCGCAGCACAGCGCGGACGGCACGCGCAAGTGGCTGCTGCGGACCAGCGACGGCCAC contains these protein-coding regions:
- a CDS encoding outer membrane protein, with translation MKKLTLFLLAGSAFAVSSPAMAQEEDDFTGFRLEALAGFDASKAGDTVDDDLNEDNDESIEGLVYGVGAGYDYDFGGIVVGVEAELTDSTADTGFDDGNFEDIGLGQVDTGRDIYLGARAGVVASPGLLVYAKGGYTNARYNREGTFDGEDYAEKIDADGYRLGAGAEYRFATNTFAKLEYRYSNYSEAELDFEDDTIPDVDLGGIDLDRHQVMAGVGLRF